From one Salvelinus sp. IW2-2015 linkage group LG11, ASM291031v2, whole genome shotgun sequence genomic stretch:
- the LOC111970652 gene encoding G0/G1 switch protein 2 produces METMHEIIPFAKEMLAQKPSRRMLKVYLVGTVVAFLGMVLGLVETVCQSFSSEEPLDAELVQLMAREQRALETEERRRQEEVATVSAPEQITIPRKLQQATGAHRSAGAANRLHAS; encoded by the coding sequence ATGGAGACCATGCACGAAATCATCCCTTTCGCCAAGGAGATGCTGGCGCAAAAGCCTAGCCGCCGTATGCTGAAGGTGTACCTTGTGGGCACCGTGGTGGCCTTCTTGGGCATGGTTCTGGGCCTGGTGGAAACCGTCTGCCAGTCCTTCTCCTCCGAAGAGCCGCTGGACGCAGAGCTCGTTCAGTTGATGGCTCGGGAGCAGAGGGCACTcgagacggaggagagaaggagacaggaggaggtggCAACAGTTTCGGCCCCAGAGCAGATCACCATACCCAGGAAGCTACAGCAGGCCACGGGAGCGCATAGAAGCGCAGGTGCAGCCAACCGACTGCACGCCTCGTAA
- the LOC111970373 gene encoding low-density lipoprotein receptor class A domain-containing protein 2-like isoform X4: MIVNSHQESKKYYFVTMGTDCHFTMQAASPKDKVQFHFRFFLVYSLLRLAPQSPTSLFPESPRDLRLEPSNPVVEPRDPCHAGSYIQFYDGRDKNSPPIGPPLCGKSPPRPVLSTGNHLTLRLVTRGTQPRVDFVGDFTSFRLGFNQSACSGEPYFPCRNGKCIPMSLVCDDKGIDNCGDGSDLEDHLPSGCKVHLAGQLAPGQATPPAVTPTPPVLNPPTFPMSTYRNCGTPDGVPNHDSVTDSPPYLSLLALFITLGVIAGLVLLCWCCWSPGWFLWRIIVCHFLPCCNSACAFCKLCARSCSQNKEHRLAKVSPQGQVTTNTTATASATSVAV; this comes from the exons ACTACTTTGTCACCATGGGAACAGACTGCCACTTCACTATGCAGGCTGCCTCCCCCAAGGACAAG GTACAGTTCCACTTCCGCTTCTTCCTGGTCTACAGCCTGCTTCGTTTAGCACCCCAAAGTCCCACCTCCTTGTTCCCTGAGTCCCCCCGGGACCTCCGATTAGAGCCTTCGAATCCAGTGGTGGAGCCAAGGGACCCGTGTCATGCGGGGTCATACATTCAGTTCTATGATGGGCGGGACAAGAACTCGCCTCCAATTGGGCCACCGCTGTGTGGGAAGAGCCCACCCCGTCCGGTGCTGTCCACAGGGAATCACTTGACCCTGCGTCTGGTAACCCGCGGTACCCAGCCAAGAGTGGACTTTGTGGGGGACTTTACCTCCTTCAGACTGG GTTTTAACCAATCCGCGTGCAGCGGCGAACCTTATTTCCCGTGTCGCAATGGGAAGTGTATCCCCATGAGTCTGGTGTGTGACGACAAGGGCATTGATAACTGTGGGGACGGGAGCGACCTAGAGGATCACCTGCCCTCAGGGTGCAAAGTTCACTTAG CAGGTCAGCTGGCTCCAGGCCAAGCCACTCCCCCAGCAGTGaccccaacccctcctgtcttaAATCCGCCAACTTTTCCCATGTCCACCTATAGGAACTGTGGCACTCCAGACGGCGTACCCAATCACGACTCAGTGACAG actctccaccctacctgtcccTGCTGGCGCTCTTCATCACCCTGGGTGTGATAGCTGGTTTGGTCCTGCTGTGTTGGTGCTGCTGGTCTCCAGGCTGGTTCCTCTGGAGGATCATTGTCTGCCACTTCCTACCCTGCTGTAACTCAGCCTGTGCCTTCTGCAAGCTCTGTGCCCGAAGCTGTTCTCAGAACAAGGAGCACCGACTGGCTAAGGTTTCACCACAAGGACAGGTCACAACCAACACCACAGCCACGGCTAGCGCCACTAGTGTCGCTGTGTAG
- the LOC111970373 gene encoding low-density lipoprotein receptor class A domain-containing protein 2-like isoform X3 → MYGIPGINVVDFCGQNIRGNGMIVNSHQESKKYYFVTMGTDCHFTMQAASPKDKVQFHFRFFLVYSLLRLAPQSPTSLFPESPRDLRLEPSNPVVEPRDPCHAGSYIQFYDGRDKNSPPIGPPLCGKSPPRPVLSTGNHLTLRLVTRGTQPRVDFVGDFTSFRLGFNQSACSGEPYFPCRNGKCIPMSLVCDDKGIDNCGDGSDLEDHLPSGCKVHLAGQLAPGQATPPAVTPTPPVLNPPTFPMSTYRNCGTPDGVPNHDSVTDSPPYLSLLALFITLGVIAGLVLLCWCCWSPGWFLWRIIVCHFLPCCNSACAFCKLCARSCSQNKEHRLAKVSPQGQVTTNTTATASATSVAV, encoded by the exons ACTACTTTGTCACCATGGGAACAGACTGCCACTTCACTATGCAGGCTGCCTCCCCCAAGGACAAG GTACAGTTCCACTTCCGCTTCTTCCTGGTCTACAGCCTGCTTCGTTTAGCACCCCAAAGTCCCACCTCCTTGTTCCCTGAGTCCCCCCGGGACCTCCGATTAGAGCCTTCGAATCCAGTGGTGGAGCCAAGGGACCCGTGTCATGCGGGGTCATACATTCAGTTCTATGATGGGCGGGACAAGAACTCGCCTCCAATTGGGCCACCGCTGTGTGGGAAGAGCCCACCCCGTCCGGTGCTGTCCACAGGGAATCACTTGACCCTGCGTCTGGTAACCCGCGGTACCCAGCCAAGAGTGGACTTTGTGGGGGACTTTACCTCCTTCAGACTGG GTTTTAACCAATCCGCGTGCAGCGGCGAACCTTATTTCCCGTGTCGCAATGGGAAGTGTATCCCCATGAGTCTGGTGTGTGACGACAAGGGCATTGATAACTGTGGGGACGGGAGCGACCTAGAGGATCACCTGCCCTCAGGGTGCAAAGTTCACTTAG CAGGTCAGCTGGCTCCAGGCCAAGCCACTCCCCCAGCAGTGaccccaacccctcctgtcttaAATCCGCCAACTTTTCCCATGTCCACCTATAGGAACTGTGGCACTCCAGACGGCGTACCCAATCACGACTCAGTGACAG actctccaccctacctgtcccTGCTGGCGCTCTTCATCACCCTGGGTGTGATAGCTGGTTTGGTCCTGCTGTGTTGGTGCTGCTGGTCTCCAGGCTGGTTCCTCTGGAGGATCATTGTCTGCCACTTCCTACCCTGCTGTAACTCAGCCTGTGCCTTCTGCAAGCTCTGTGCCCGAAGCTGTTCTCAGAACAAGGAGCACCGACTGGCTAAGGTTTCACCACAAGGACAGGTCACAACCAACACCACAGCCACGGCTAGCGCCACTAGTGTCGCTGTGTAG